Genomic window (Helianthus annuus cultivar XRQ/B chromosome 3, HanXRQr2.0-SUNRISE, whole genome shotgun sequence):
atcccagctgaaataggagttgtaacccaacgagttgtcaacatggatcccagtgtaaacacacaagagaccatgttgaacttgcaactcctagaagaagcccgggatcaagcagcaatacaagaagccaagtacaaacaAAGGATGGAGGCCTATTACAACAAAAAGGTCAAGAACGAAAGATTCAAGCCAGGGgacctagtcctcagaaacaatgaagccagcaaaaaggaaaaccaagggaaactaggcccaaaatgggaaggtccttacaccatcctcgaagcacacaagggcggaTCCTATAAGCTGGCagattcagaaggcaaaaggcttccaaggcactggaacggaaaaaccctTAGAAGGTTttatgtttagaaagtttggtttgtagcaaaacaaaaaccttttgtaaaagcaaatgttgcttgaatgaatgaagttactttatcaaacttgtctttctatcctaatatcaggttgagaacctagcaaaaaactccatggcaagggccatgtaaggggatgagctcccaggccatatcgctcaataggttcaagggttgaatggacctatataaggggtgagttcctaaatcaatacaactccatgagacttatcaaagaaaaacaatagtgtctcatagacaggtttgaacagcctacaccaatcgttccttaagtctaaaaaatgtacccaataaatagacttacgaaatcaaacaaatcgcaacaaaataaaagaaaaggatagatactacgtcttgatgataaacactaaggcaaagtgactgcagcactgaaccctttaaagtgtaaaaagcataaagacaaagtaaacaaagacaaggcaagaaaataaaaataaacaagcccatcaaccaaacatacaaaccaaatcaGAAGCTACCCAGTGTTCAACCAACGGATACTtagcttgaaaggttaaaggcttcaacccGGCAGCAACCATACAAaaagcttgaagggttgaaaccccacaaaacaaaccaagcaagtaaaataaacaaaaacaccaaaccatcatgtcatagtcagaaaggccataaaagaccttcatTAGATAGTCAAAGCAAGCCCTAGTGACTTGCAGATAAAACTAATGTTCAACAGCCATATAGGCCCAACCAACCAACCATGGGAACCTTAAGGgtccccaaaacctaaacattgtttaaaacattacacAACATAAaatgtttgctaagaaagctacgaataaatgtCAGTTATCAGAGGGCTTGGAACCTTCACCCTTAGACTTCTTAGCTTTCTTTGTCTTCTTCGCCTTCACACCTTCTTCACCACCAACCGCAGAGGTTTCCAAACCAGCATCTTTCGAGGTTTCAGGCAGACTGGAAAGGGTATCATCACTGTCCCCGGAGTAAGACCTCTTCCTCGACAAAGagcccaaaacctcagcacaaaccttCTCATTCAACCCTTCAGGCTTCAAtccctgtaaaacagacaaaggcttaccaaagcaggAGGATACCTCATGAATATAAGGGTaagttagcctctccatctgctcaacagaagccttgaaaatatcagaagcctcggggcgaTACATGGGTGACTTTTCCAAAGGTTGACCAGATTCATGAAGTTTATAGCCAGCAGCAAGGCCTTGGTGCTTCCCCAGGTTCAGCAGCtttgtgtaaacatcaccaagggcagagttaaactCCTTGGAATGCAAAAGGTAAGTCACAACCTGCTGGAACCCATGCTCGATCAACCATTGATTATCCGCAGTCACCTGACCAACGGAAGCCTTCAACCCCtccttttcttcacgaaaagccttCTGCTGGACAGATAAGGCCTCTCGATCAGCCTTCAACTTCAGCAAATTAGCTTCAAAGCTTTTCTTCAGGTCACCCATCTCAATGGCATGCATCTTCTTCAAATCCTCAATCTCCTTCTTCCAAGCTGcctccttctctgcaaacccaaccacttccttcttcatcgatgcaagggaggatttcattttgtccttctttttagaaaaatcctcatactcccgcatcctttggcgaaagcgtgtaatcccttggggaagcatggctgcaaggttgcaagtagttaaaaccatgcgagataacatagtgtcatcatccatctcagcaatAGCTTCACGAACGgaaggaggagcaagatgactaagagcatcttcacaaacagcagcatccttaAAAGTGTCATCATTCTTAACCAACCAAGAAGGCACATAAGTGCCCTCAGggttcaacccttcaacgtctCTGCTCGACGATTCTTGAACAGGGGTAGCAACACCCTTCTTCCCTCGAACCTTCTTACCACGCACAACTAATTccttctccttctcaacctctgccTCAGCCTGATCCTCAGAAACCTCGATGTCATCACtcaaatccactggctcagtggaagtggattgaggagTAGCCTTCAGTAAACGACGAGATAACCGGCGAGTTGAAGGCTTGGGAACATTGGACTTGGTAAAACCCTTCACATTTTCAACACTGACATAACCCGagccctcaaacctttgctcagaGGTCCTCACAACAACATTTTCACCCGGAACAGTCGGAGCATCTTCAAAAACCACATCGGACGTATCGTCACTTTTGAtgaagtccaaagcagacataactgccaaaaaacaaataaagaaaataagtCACAAACAAAGTAAGACGAAAAGGCATAGGGGAGAAAATGCATACCAAGGCCATTTCTCATCAACACCGGATCCCGATCAACTTTtgcccaaatattactaacccctaaaagcactaacaaatgttcgggaaaaGGACGAACCCTggaagggcacccccgaatggctgaaagaaaGGCATCATTTAATTCAGACTCGGAAGGCTCCGGATcgttgagaacagcatccggatgcctccacaccattttgaaaggaataatggattcagaaacccagaaaaacgtATTCTTCCATGATCCAAGGGTCGTAACCATGGAGGAAACGAGACAAGTTTCAACCTTTGTGTTCTCAAAAgtataccaatcaccatttttggCTAACCGGAAGAACCTCCGAAAGAGCAACAACGAAGGATCATAACCTAAAGCACGACACAGcacttcaaagtgcaaaaccctagccattcctTTCGGATGTACTTGCCCAAAAGACACTCGATAATACTCAAGCAAATTTAGAACAAAAaacgaaaaagggtaacgaagattagACCACTCAAAATGCCGACAATACAAAGCAATAAAACCAGGAATCGGTTTGTCAATGGAAGCATCGCAAGCAGGGGCGGTTGGATTAAACTGTTTATCAATACCATGTTCAAGACAAAACAGGTCTACCTCCTCTTGTGTCAATCGAGAAAATGAcctcgctaaatccttaagggcacccatgatCGGAAAAAGTAAAAGTGAAAATGGAGAAGAAACTAACCTGAGAAGAGGAAAA
Coding sequences:
- the LOC118490490 gene encoding uncharacterized protein LOC118490490, with the translated sequence MGALKDLARSFSRLTQEEVDLFCLEHGIDKQFNPTAPACDASIDKPIPGFIALYCRHFEWSNLRYPFSFFVLNLLEYYRVSFGQVHPKGMARVLHFEVLCRALGYDPSLLLFRRFFRLAKNGDWYTFENTKVETCLVSSMVTTLGSWKNTFFWVSESIIPFKMVWRHPDAVLNDPEPSESELNDAFLSAIRGCPSRVRPFPEHLLVLLGVSNIWAKVDRDPVLMRNGLVMSALDFIKSDDTSDVVFEDAPTVPGENVVVRTSEQRFEGSGYVSVENVKGFTKSNVPKPSTRRLSRRLLKATPQSTSTEPVDLSDDIEVSEDQAEAEVEKEKELVVRGKKVRGKKGVATPVQESSSRDVEGLNPEGTYVPSWLVKNDDTFKDAAVCEDALSHLAPPSVREAIAEMDDDTMLSRMVLTTCNLAEAAWKKEIEDLKKMHAIEMGDLKKSFEANLLKLKADREALSVQQKAFREEKEGLKASVGQVTADNQWLIEHGFQQGLKPEGLNEKVCAEVLGSLSRKRSYSGDSDDTLSSLPETSKDAGLETSAVGGEEGVKAKKTKKAKKSKGEGSKPSDN